AAAAAATTTAAATGTAAAATTATAGGGTACGATTTCGCCGAAAATACATTGAGAAGATTCCGCCAGAAAATTAAAAAGAATGGATTTTCTGAAAACGATTTTTTATTAGTAAGCGGTGAAGCCGAATCACTGTCAATCAAACCAAATTCAATCGATCTCATAACTATAGCATTCGGAATTCGAAATTTTCATGATTCACAAATTTCACTTAATGAAATGTATAAGTCGCTTAAGAATGGCGGTATATTGAATATTCTTGAGTTTTCTCTCCCGAAAAATAATTTCATTCGGTCGGTTTATCAATTTTACTTTCGAAAAGTATTACCGATGATTGGCAGAATTATTTCGAGCGATGATTCCGCTTATCGTTACCTCCCGGATTCAGTTAATAATTTTGAGAAAGAGAAAAATTTAATTTCGGAAATTATAACTGCCCGATTTCCAAATGTGGAAGTGAAAAGTTTTACTTTTGGTGTGGTAACATTATACCGTGCAGTAAAATAAAATAAAAGAAAAAGTGTTAGCTTTATCCATTTAGTTATTCATTACTCATTTGGTGTTTTATATTATTCATTTCCCGGATTATAAAATGTAGTACATGCCTGCCACATTAAGCCATACGAGGTAGGCGGGGAAGTAAACTTCGACCTACAATTTCAATTAAATCCTATCCCTTTTGCAACAAAAAATCTTTCATCTGGTAAAGTTTCTAATTCCAGCAGTTTATACTTATTCAGGAGAACTCTAAATGTATTAACTGAAGAAATCGTTTGATAGAGTTGTTTGTAATCTTTATCTGAAAAATAAAAAGCATTTAGAATAGAATGCGATTCGGCACCTTGAGCAACTTTATCTTTTAGAAAACGAAAACCGTGATCACCTTGTATGATAATCACTGGTCTAATACTAGAATTTGAAAATATGTAATCTATTATTTCCATCAGCAATTTATTTGTGAATTTGAGTTGTTCTAAATACTTCCACTTATTATAATCATCCCTAGCATAATTCTCCGGCATAATATTTCCGTTTGCATCAAAATAATATGGGGGGTGCGGCAACATGAAATGAGCATAAACAAAAAAATTCCGATCAGAGCTTGTCAGGGCAACATCTTTGAGTAGACTTGCTATGTTCATGTTTGTTTTTATGATATTGGTTTCTGGAGTAAAATTTATTCCGAGCGCCGATCCAACTTTATCAACATTTACGACTCCCTCGAACATAGTATTTTTGAAAAAGTGGGGTTCGTCTATAAGTTCAAATCTGTAATACTTTGAAATGTTTGATATGTCGAACAATGAGTAGTTAATTATCTCATAACCATTTTTCTCAAGTACGCGAGCTAACACATTATCTTTAATTAATTTGAATAGATTCGGATAATGTGCGAACGTCAGCTTATCGAACGATTCATAGTGCAGATAAGATAAATTCAACAGTGATGCAAGACTGAAATGAGTTTGATTGTAGTTACTCTTGCTCCTGCGTGCAATATAGAATCCATTTTTTTTGAGATAATTAACTAATTCAGAATTATCATATTTCCAATACGTTCGAAGACTTTCAAAGCTTGTATAAGAATCTAAAACTATATAAAAAATGTTTGGTAAGGATGAGTCACCTGAAATTGAAGTTTGCTCTATTTTCACCTCCTCTTCTAACTTAATTTTTTTTGGTTCATATGAATACAGATTTTTTACTTCAATTAGCAAGAATAAAAAGAGCAGAATGTTTAAATAATTATTGAATCGATTCAACTTGAACGGAATAATTGATAAAATGTAAACAAGGAAAAAGAATGTAAAAGATATCAGAGAAATAGAAGCAAGAATCATATTGCCAAAAAATGCTTTCTGGGCTAAGCTTGCTAACGAATTTAATTGAAATATATTTTTACCGATTAAACCATAGCTGAAGCTAAGCCCTAAAAAAAGAGTAGTTGCTATATATGCATTAATCTTTTTATTCAAAAGAAATTTCGAAACGATCAGACTTATACACGAAATCAAGAAAATTAAAACCACAGAGATCCAAGCCTCCATATCCGTCATCGGATATTCCGATTCTTTGATTGTCTTGTACACAATAAGTATATGAATCACGGGGACTAATGAAGTATGAAGAAAATATTGCTTATGAGCTAGTTGAATAATTTTACTTTTATAATTTTTCATTCGCCT
The Ignavibacteria bacterium genome window above contains:
- a CDS encoding LTA synthase family protein, encoding MKNYKSKIIQLAHKQYFLHTSLVPVIHILIVYKTIKESEYPMTDMEAWISVVLIFLISCISLIVSKFLLNKKINAYIATTLFLGLSFSYGLIGKNIFQLNSLASLAQKAFFGNMILASISLISFTFFFLVYILSIIPFKLNRFNNYLNILLFLFLLIEVKNLYSYEPKKIKLEEEVKIEQTSISGDSSLPNIFYIVLDSYTSFESLRTYWKYDNSELVNYLKKNGFYIARRSKSNYNQTHFSLASLLNLSYLHYESFDKLTFAHYPNLFKLIKDNVLARVLEKNGYEIINYSLFDISNISKYYRFELIDEPHFFKNTMFEGVVNVDKVGSALGINFTPETNIIKTNMNIASLLKDVALTSSDRNFFVYAHFMLPHPPYYFDANGNIMPENYARDDYNKWKYLEQLKFTNKLLMEIIDYIFSNSSIRPVIIIQGDHGFRFLKDKVAQGAESHSILNAFYFSDKDYKQLYQTISSVNTFRVLLNKYKLLELETLPDERFFVAKGIGFN
- a CDS encoding methyltransferase domain-containing protein is translated as KKFKCKIIGYDFAENTLRRFRQKIKKNGFSENDFLLVSGEAESLSIKPNSIDLITIAFGIRNFHDSQISLNEMYKSLKNGGILNILEFSLPKNNFIRSVYQFYFRKVLPMIGRIISSDDSAYRYLPDSVNNFEKEKNLISEIITARFPNVEVKSFTFGVVTLYRAVK